The following are encoded in a window of Helicobacter sp. 'house sparrow 1' genomic DNA:
- the dksA gene encoding RNA polymerase-binding protein DksA, whose product MIEPSEKQKLKQILESRLEEILQNIDLSNHNIDELFKMNLNDASDIVSANLQNNLNSLIIQKNDREIRDIIKALKKITKNTYGICEMCDEIINIERLKIKPHAKFCIKCREIYEREKKGKERK is encoded by the coding sequence ATGATAGAGCCTAGTGAGAAGCAAAAATTAAAGCAAATTTTAGAATCTAGATTGGAAGAAATTTTGCAAAACATTGATTTGAGTAATCATAATATTGATGAGTTATTTAAGATGAATTTAAATGATGCATCAGATATTGTCTCAGCGAATTTGCAAAATAATCTTAATTCTTTGATCATTCAAAAAAATGATAGGGAGATTAGAGATATTATCAAAGCTTTAAAAAAGATTACAAAAAATACTTATGGGATTTGTGAAATGTGTGATGAAATTATTAATATAGAGCGTTTAAAGATAAAACCTCACGCAAAATTTTGTATAAAATGTCGTGAGATTTATGAAAGGGAAAAAAAAGGCAAGGAGCGTAAATGA
- the recO gene encoding recombination protein RecO, with protein MQGYIIKITPQKNEDILLYILTHSKIKKLYRFYGARHSTIQLGKKIDFEVEQNGLFIPKIRNITALNFIWERDLERLQAWQRYLQILYKHFQGIENIDSFYLDMLDNGAIKLALQNPYRVILEMYASLLHFEGRTPSFTHCFLCSQELQGQISLARSFLIAHQKCLGSNISFFIDDIKEYLINQSTVKLNDKLTLNLWQILLQGI; from the coding sequence TTGCAAGGCTATATCATTAAAATTACTCCACAAAAAAATGAAGATATACTTCTTTACATTCTTACACACTCTAAAATCAAAAAACTTTATCGCTTTTATGGTGCAAGACACAGTACCATTCAACTAGGAAAAAAAATTGACTTTGAGGTTGAGCAAAATGGTCTCTTTATCCCAAAGATTAGAAATATTACTGCATTAAATTTTATTTGGGAAAGAGATCTTGAGCGCTTGCAGGCCTGGCAACGCTACCTCCAAATCTTATATAAACACTTTCAAGGAATTGAAAATATTGATAGCTTCTATCTTGATATGCTAGATAATGGTGCCATTAAGCTTGCTTTACAAAATCCCTATAGGGTAATTTTAGAAATGTATGCATCTTTACTTCATTTTGAAGGTAGAACCCCAAGTTTTACTCATTGTTTTTTATGCTCTCAAGAACTTCAAGGACAAATTTCACTCGCAAGATCCTTTCTTATAGCTCATCAAAAATGCCTTGGATCCAACATATCTTTTTTTATTGATGATATAAAAGAGTATTTAATCAATCAAAGCACTGTTAAACTTAATGATAAATTAACCCTAAATTTATGGCAAATATTACTTCAAGGAATCTAA
- a CDS encoding argininosuccinate synthase: MVKKVVLAYSGGLDTSVILKWLGDTYNCEVITFTADIGQGEEVEPARLKAQKLGIKPENIFIEDLREEFIKDFVFPMFRANTIYEGEYLLGTSIARPLIAKRLVEIAALKGADAIAHGATGKGNDQVRFELGAYALNPDIKVIAPWREWDLNSREKLLAYAQEAGIEIEKKKNKSPYSMDANLLHISYEGQILEDPNMAPEEDMWRWTKSPKEAPNEAEVITIEFKQGDGVAINGDMLSPAQFWEKLNELGCKHGIGRLDLVENRYVGMKSRGCYETPGGSIYLKAHRAIESLCLDREAMHLKDEIMPKYASLIYNGYWFSPEREALQALIDKTQERVEGIVRLELYKGNVTILGRESKNSLFDAAYSTFEEDSVYNQKDAAGFIKLNALRFIIAGKAGLKK, translated from the coding sequence ATGGTTAAAAAGGTAGTTTTAGCTTATTCTGGAGGACTAGATACAAGTGTGATTTTAAAATGGCTAGGTGATACTTATAATTGCGAAGTCATCACTTTTACTGCAGATATTGGGCAGGGAGAAGAAGTAGAGCCTGCAAGACTTAAGGCTCAAAAGTTAGGAATTAAACCAGAAAATATTTTTATAGAGGATTTAAGAGAAGAATTTATCAAGGATTTTGTATTCCCAATGTTTCGTGCAAACACAATTTATGAGGGAGAGTATCTCTTAGGCACAAGCATAGCACGACCTCTGATTGCAAAAAGATTGGTAGAGATTGCAGCTCTCAAGGGTGCTGATGCTATTGCACATGGGGCTACTGGAAAGGGAAATGATCAGGTGAGATTTGAGTTAGGTGCCTATGCACTAAATCCTGATATTAAAGTGATTGCTCCTTGGAGAGAGTGGGATTTAAATAGTAGAGAGAAGCTTTTAGCATATGCACAAGAAGCTGGAATTGAAATTGAAAAGAAAAAAAATAAATCCCCATATTCTATGGATGCAAATTTATTGCATATTTCTTATGAGGGACAGATTCTAGAAGATCCAAATATGGCACCTGAAGAGGATATGTGGCGATGGACAAAATCGCCTAAGGAAGCACCCAATGAAGCTGAAGTCATTACAATTGAATTTAAACAAGGAGATGGGGTAGCAATCAATGGAGATATGCTCTCTCCTGCGCAATTTTGGGAAAAATTAAATGAGCTTGGATGTAAGCATGGAATTGGTAGATTGGATCTTGTAGAAAATCGCTATGTGGGGATGAAATCGCGTGGTTGCTATGAGACACCAGGGGGAAGTATTTATCTAAAGGCTCATCGTGCAATTGAATCTTTATGCCTAGATAGAGAGGCGATGCATCTTAAAGATGAAATAATGCCAAAGTATGCAAGTTTAATTTACAATGGCTATTGGTTTTCTCCAGAAAGAGAGGCTTTGCAGGCACTGATTGATAAAACTCAAGAAAGAGTTGAGGGGATTGTGAGACTAGAGCTTTATAAAGGGAATGTAACAATCTTGGGTAGAGAATCTAAGAATTCTTTGTTTGATGCTGCTTATAGCACTTTTGAAGAAGATAGTGTTTATAACCAAAAAGATGCAGCAGGTTTTATTAAGTTGAATGCATTGCGCTTTATTATCGCAGGTAAAGCAGGTTTAAAAAAATAA
- a CDS encoding MerR family transcriptional regulator: MAYTIIEVERQTGISSHTLRFWIKKGLFPFIQRDKNGVKYFSQRDIDWALWVECLRSMQMSLEDIKKYILSASQGMDSIKERKEMLCKQRNKVKQLLKTTKKSLEMVEHKIKIYEEMIQSGKDLLNPESKDYYKNQE, encoded by the coding sequence ATGGCATATACAATTATTGAAGTAGAAAGACAAACAGGCATCTCTTCGCATACCCTAAGATTTTGGATCAAAAAGGGTTTGTTTCCTTTTATTCAAAGAGATAAAAATGGTGTGAAATATTTTTCTCAAAGAGATATTGATTGGGCATTGTGGGTGGAGTGTTTGAGATCCATGCAAATGAGCTTAGAAGATATAAAAAAATATATTCTTTCAGCATCTCAAGGAATGGATAGCATCAAAGAGAGAAAAGAAATGCTCTGCAAACAGAGAAATAAAGTAAAACAACTGCTAAAAACCACTAAGAAATCCTTAGAGATGGTGGAGCACAAAATAAAGATTTATGAAGAAATGATACAAAGTGGTAAAGATTTATTAAATCCAGAAAGCAAGGATTATTATAAAAATCAAGAATGA
- the rlmH gene encoding 23S rRNA (pseudouridine(1915)-N(3))-methyltransferase RlmH — translation MRINLYCIAKDQKEDELILHYQKLCRQFNAELKIFNIFNSEILKSQKKIKKEAMAAYTKALLPYLNQGSNVILHPKAKMIDSFEFSKILQDSVVSFFIGGAYGFEEEFLKRGRVLSLSSLTFAHKVAKIVLCEQIYRGLSLLNHHPYHK, via the coding sequence ATGAGAATCAACCTATATTGTATAGCTAAGGATCAAAAGGAAGATGAACTCATATTGCATTATCAAAAGTTGTGCAGACAATTTAATGCGGAGTTAAAGATTTTTAACATTTTTAATTCTGAGATTCTAAAATCTCAGAAAAAAATAAAAAAAGAGGCTATGGCAGCATATACAAAAGCCTTGCTTCCCTATTTAAATCAAGGAAGCAATGTTATTTTACATCCCAAAGCAAAGATGATAGACAGCTTTGAGTTTTCTAAAATTTTGCAAGATAGTGTAGTAAGTTTTTTTATTGGTGGAGCTTATGGTTTTGAGGAAGAATTTTTAAAACGGGGTAGAGTTTTAAGTTTAAGCTCTTTGACATTTGCTCACAAGGTTGCAAAAATTGTTCTATGTGAGCAAATTTATAGAGGTTTAAGTCTTTTGAATCATCACCCTTATCACAAATAG
- a CDS encoding NAD(P)H-dependent oxidoreductase — MKNILLLNGAKVFGASEGRINNTLHNLAIEVLSDLGYKIQQTHIDKGYILEDEVQKILDSDVMIYQMPAWWMGEPWIVKKYIDEVFMGLYGKLFSGDGRSRDDESKKYGSGGLNHHKKYLFSMTWNAPLEAFIEKNQFFEGVGIDGVLFHLHKAHQFIGMQALESFACFNVIKDPQVQQYKKDYEAHLRKIFG, encoded by the coding sequence ATGAAAAATATTTTACTTTTAAATGGTGCTAAGGTTTTTGGGGCTTCTGAGGGAAGAATTAATAATACATTGCATAATCTAGCCATAGAAGTTTTAAGTGATTTGGGTTATAAGATACAGCAAACTCATATAGACAAAGGATATATCCTTGAAGATGAGGTGCAAAAGATTTTAGATTCTGATGTGATGATTTATCAAATGCCTGCTTGGTGGATGGGGGAACCTTGGATTGTAAAGAAGTATATAGATGAGGTTTTTATGGGCCTTTATGGAAAGCTTTTTAGTGGAGATGGTAGAAGCAGGGATGATGAGAGTAAAAAATATGGCAGTGGCGGATTAAATCATCATAAAAAATATCTTTTCTCCATGACTTGGAATGCGCCACTAGAGGCTTTTATAGAAAAAAATCAATTTTTTGAAGGAGTGGGAATTGATGGAGTATTGTTTCATTTACATAAAGCACATCAGTTTATTGGAATGCAGGCTTTAGAGAGTTTTGCTTGCTTTAATGTGATCAAAGATCCACAGGTGCAACAATATAAGAAAGATTATGAAGCACATCTTAGAAAAATTTTTGGTTAA
- a CDS encoding CinA family protein, which yields MLNHFLAKKIITSLNRQQIKICTAESFTGGLLSYYLSSVNGASNSFLGGITAYSNDIKTNLLSVPEDKIKLYQPASLEVLDSMLKGSINSFNSDIAIASTGIAGPSQKNTNDPVGNVYLGIMHKNGNSHLFHYLLKGNRHMIQTKACTLIFRETLKFIISLK from the coding sequence ATGCTAAATCATTTTCTTGCAAAAAAGATTATTACTAGTCTTAATCGCCAACAAATAAAGATTTGCACAGCTGAGAGCTTCACTGGTGGTTTATTAAGTTATTATCTCAGTTCAGTTAATGGAGCATCAAATAGCTTTTTAGGGGGAATTACTGCTTACAGCAATGATATAAAAACAAATCTGCTGTCTGTCCCAGAAGATAAAATAAAACTCTATCAACCAGCAAGCTTAGAAGTATTAGATTCTATGCTTAAAGGATCTATCAATAGCTTTAATAGCGATATAGCCATTGCAAGCACAGGAATTGCAGGGCCAAGTCAAAAAAATACTAATGATCCTGTAGGCAATGTTTATCTTGGCATAATGCATAAAAATGGAAACAGCCATTTATTCCATTATCTTTTAAAGGGTAATCGCCACATGATACAGACTAAAGCCTGCACTCTAATTTTTAGAGAAACATTAAAATTTATAATATCTTTGAAATAG
- a CDS encoding peptidoglycan D,D-transpeptidase FtsI family protein, with the protein MEVQSSSKSTRALKVFFTLSFLSVCVAIFAFVISYKVFSNSSRSLSLITSKTDIAVRGDIFSSDDFTLASSKKLYKVSVNTNSINPDKKALFVRLFSIYSGIAIPEILEKLKRRGYVVLSFNLTSDVAKNLKQLNSKLLALNVFQEYVDKDGRFFQKMGLNVEVSGVSRVYAYNDALEPVLGYVQKKEEGLLTKPNGIKGVERYYNQLLEPIKDGLLKGKRDIGFNIIYDRDTLVQDRQDGADIYLTINLRLQKKIEALLDSFNTKYQAQEIVAGVMDPSDGSILVLATTNRFDPKNIWTNDYLNASISEKSFEPGSTIKPIVFSILLEKKLINPLESIDLNKGFYQLGRYTIKDDTFPVKNSIVQDVLIRSSNVGMVKLTKKLSGQEFYDGLKSFGISETTGIDLPYEKSGVIPSPKKLSGEIYKASASYGYGLSSTFIQLLRAYGAFCNDGFLVTPHLVSKIVGIDGVKTFEFEKKRAISASTARKIQEILIKTVEDGTGKRAKIDGLVVGGKTGTARIAKKGGGYYDDLYNGSFFGFVRMGSKNYVIGVVTFGSHGKEDYYGSQTAAPVFKEIVQAMQKQDFLRKE; encoded by the coding sequence ATGGAAGTGCAATCTAGTTCAAAGAGTACAAGAGCCCTTAAGGTCTTTTTTACTCTCTCTTTTCTTTCTGTATGCGTTGCAATTTTTGCTTTTGTAATAAGCTATAAGGTTTTTTCAAACTCAAGTCGCAGTCTTTCTTTGATCACTTCAAAAACTGATATTGCAGTTAGAGGCGATATATTTAGTAGTGATGATTTTACACTAGCCTCAAGTAAAAAACTCTATAAAGTAAGTGTTAATACTAATTCCATCAATCCTGATAAGAAAGCACTTTTTGTTAGACTTTTCTCTATTTATAGTGGGATTGCAATCCCAGAAATCTTAGAAAAGCTTAAAAGAAGAGGATATGTAGTTTTATCATTTAATCTCACATCTGATGTTGCTAAGAATCTAAAACAACTAAATAGCAAGCTTTTGGCATTAAATGTGTTTCAAGAATATGTGGATAAAGATGGCAGATTCTTTCAGAAAATGGGCTTAAATGTTGAAGTTAGTGGTGTTAGCAGGGTTTATGCCTATAATGATGCTTTAGAGCCAGTTTTGGGTTATGTGCAAAAAAAGGAAGAGGGATTATTGACTAAACCAAATGGTATAAAGGGGGTTGAGAGATATTATAACCAACTTTTAGAACCCATAAAAGATGGTCTTTTAAAAGGAAAAAGAGATATAGGGTTTAATATTATTTATGATAGGGACACTCTAGTTCAAGATAGACAAGATGGGGCAGATATTTATCTGACAATTAATTTAAGATTGCAAAAGAAAATAGAAGCCCTTTTGGATAGTTTCAATACAAAATATCAAGCACAAGAGATTGTGGCAGGTGTAATGGATCCAAGTGATGGATCAATCTTGGTGCTTGCAACCACCAACCGTTTTGATCCAAAAAATATTTGGACAAATGATTATTTAAATGCCAGTATATCGGAGAAATCATTTGAGCCAGGTAGCACCATTAAGCCTATTGTATTTTCAATTCTTTTAGAAAAAAAGCTCATTAACCCCTTAGAATCCATTGATTTAAATAAGGGATTCTATCAATTGGGGAGATACACGATAAAAGATGACACATTCCCTGTAAAAAATTCTATAGTTCAAGATGTGCTCATTCGATCCAGTAATGTTGGGATGGTGAAATTAACCAAAAAATTAAGTGGGCAAGAATTTTATGATGGATTAAAAAGTTTTGGTATTTCAGAAACAACAGGGATTGATCTGCCATATGAAAAAAGTGGCGTGATACCAAGTCCAAAAAAGTTGTCGGGGGAAATTTATAAGGCAAGTGCCTCTTATGGGTATGGGTTGAGTAGTACTTTTATCCAATTATTAAGGGCATATGGCGCTTTTTGTAATGATGGTTTTTTAGTCACTCCTCATTTGGTTAGTAAAATTGTGGGTATTGATGGGGTTAAAACTTTTGAATTTGAGAAAAAGAGAGCCATTTCTGCTTCAACCGCTAGAAAAATTCAAGAGATTTTGATTAAAACTGTGGAAGATGGAACAGGCAAGAGAGCAAAAATTGATGGTTTAGTGGTTGGAGGCAAGACTGGAACTGCTAGGATTGCAAAAAAGGGAGGGGGGTATTATGACGATTTATATAATGGGTCATTTTTTGGTTTTGTAAGAATGGGAAGCAAAAACTATGTGATTGGTGTTGTAACCTTTGGATCTCATGGTAAAGAGGATTATTATGGAAGCCAGACAGCCGCTCCAGTTTTTAAGGAAATTGTTCAGGCAATGCAAAAGCAGGATTTTTTAAGAAAGGAATAG
- a CDS encoding (2Fe-2S)-binding protein has translation MQSLLVDGKSYDVSNVPEDTPILWVLRDYLNLTGAKFGCGVGSCGACSILLDNEVIRGCSTALKEAQGKEIKTIENIQDREINLLRKYWIEEDVAQCGYCQPGQIVNAAGLLKSKKNPTKQEIIEAMTGNLCRCGTYNKILSAIEKTSKELV, from the coding sequence ATGCAAAGTTTATTAGTTGATGGCAAAAGTTATGATGTAAGCAATGTGCCCGAAGATACCCCTATTTTATGGGTTTTGAGAGATTATTTAAATCTCACAGGGGCAAAATTTGGTTGTGGTGTTGGGTCCTGTGGTGCCTGCTCTATTTTATTAGATAATGAGGTAATAAGGGGTTGCTCTACTGCTTTAAAAGAAGCACAGGGAAAAGAAATAAAAACCATTGAAAATATTCAAGATAGAGAAATCAATCTTTTAAGAAAATACTGGATAGAAGAAGATGTTGCGCAATGTGGCTATTGCCAACCTGGGCAAATTGTCAATGCAGCAGGTCTTTTAAAAAGTAAAAAAAATCCTACAAAACAAGAAATTATTGAAGCAATGACTGGAAATTTATGTCGCTGTGGAACTTACAACAAAATTTTAAGTGCAATTGAAAAGACATCAAAGGAACTTGTATGA
- a CDS encoding amino acid permease — protein sequence MENKEGFHRVMKERHLMMIAFGGVIGTGLFVATGENLHHAGALGTLLSYCVGAIIVYTVMLSLGELSSSFPNTASFGDYAHRFISPSTGYVVTWLYWLTWVAALGGEFTAVGLMMQKWFPNVDVWIWASIFGIIIFSLNIWTVKIFAEGEFLFSFIKVAAVVIFLFFGAGIILFNIFQIGVADTFQNYYKDGWFPNGASAILMTILAVNFAFSGTEVIGVAVGETKNPQVAMPRAINATLWRLVVFFIGTVFIIATLLPYNDARITTSPFVAVLDRIGIPYAGDIMNFVIIIAIFSVSNSGLYASSRMLWSLGKDKQLPAFFGKVNKRGIPTNAVIFSMLGSLSALGSLVFAPEIVFSTLIGVSGFTSILTWMSVSLAQYNFRKKCTKEMLEKLPYKTPFMPFTPLIALFLCGASIIGCWFDTTQQIAIIATLIFIAICYGAYFLQNRKSKEKEI from the coding sequence ATGGAGAATAAAGAAGGCTTTCATAGAGTGATGAAAGAGCGTCATCTTATGATGATTGCTTTTGGTGGCGTAATTGGAACAGGTCTTTTTGTGGCAACTGGAGAAAATTTACATCACGCAGGAGCTCTTGGAACACTTTTGTCCTATTGTGTTGGTGCAATTATTGTTTATACAGTAATGTTGAGCTTAGGAGAACTTAGCTCAAGTTTTCCAAATACCGCAAGCTTTGGTGATTATGCACATCGTTTTATTAGCCCAAGCACTGGCTATGTTGTAACTTGGCTGTATTGGCTTACTTGGGTAGCTGCTCTTGGAGGAGAATTTACTGCTGTTGGGTTGATGATGCAAAAATGGTTTCCAAATGTGGATGTATGGATATGGGCAAGTATTTTTGGCATCATTATCTTTTCTCTAAATATCTGGACAGTGAAAATTTTTGCTGAAGGTGAATTTTTATTTTCATTTATTAAAGTTGCTGCAGTTGTCATTTTTTTATTCTTTGGTGCAGGCATAATCCTTTTTAATATTTTTCAAATTGGAGTTGCTGATACTTTCCAAAACTACTATAAAGATGGTTGGTTTCCAAATGGAGCCTCTGCAATCTTAATGACAATTTTAGCGGTTAATTTTGCCTTTTCTGGAACTGAAGTGATTGGAGTTGCCGTGGGTGAAACAAAAAATCCTCAAGTAGCTATGCCTAGGGCTATTAATGCGACTTTATGGAGATTGGTTGTATTTTTTATTGGTACTGTTTTTATTATCGCAACACTATTGCCCTACAATGATGCAAGAATTACCACAAGTCCATTTGTAGCAGTTTTAGATCGCATAGGTATCCCTTATGCGGGTGATATTATGAATTTTGTTATTATCATTGCAATTTTTTCTGTAAGTAATTCTGGACTCTATGCCTCATCAAGAATGCTCTGGAGCCTAGGAAAAGATAAGCAGCTTCCTGCTTTTTTTGGAAAAGTTAATAAGAGAGGTATTCCCACAAATGCTGTAATTTTTTCAATGCTTGGCTCATTGAGCGCGCTTGGTTCTTTGGTTTTTGCACCAGAAATTGTATTTTCAACCCTAATTGGAGTCTCTGGCTTCACTTCCATTCTCACTTGGATGTCTGTAAGTCTTGCACAGTATAACTTTAGAAAAAAATGCACCAAAGAAATGCTTGAAAAGCTCCCTTATAAGACTCCATTTATGCCTTTTACTCCACTAATAGCCCTATTTTTATGCGGAGCTTCTATTATAGGTTGTTGGTTTGATACAACTCAACAAATTGCTATTATTGCAACCTTAATTTTTATTGCTATTTGTTATGGTGCGTATTTCCTACAAAATAGAAAATCAAAGGAAAAAGAGATCTAG
- the accD gene encoding acetyl-CoA carboxylase, carboxyltransferase subunit beta, translating to MGFTDFLKNLKRDEKRVSKDTSTCWIKCDGCGALMYYKEVHSQMFVCPKCNYHFRISALDRIGILCDEGSFLEFDKELAPIDPLQFVDKESYKQRIQKYQKKTGRPSSVISGQARINKIPVQLVVFDFDFMGGSLGSVEGEKIVRAIDRAIKMKQALIISSTSGGARMQESTFSLMQMAKTSAALNKLSEAKLPFISLLTDPTFGGVSASFAFLGDLIIAEPGAMIGFAGARVIKQTIGADLPQGFQTAEFLLEHGLIDMVVHRKDLKKTLSDLIGILVSENENQPILYS from the coding sequence ATGGGTTTTACAGATTTTCTAAAAAATCTTAAAAGAGATGAAAAAAGAGTGTCAAAAGACACTTCAACTTGTTGGATAAAGTGTGATGGTTGTGGGGCTTTAATGTATTACAAGGAAGTGCATTCTCAGATGTTTGTATGTCCGAAGTGTAATTATCATTTTAGAATTTCTGCTCTTGATCGTATTGGTATTTTATGCGATGAGGGAAGTTTTTTGGAATTTGATAAGGAATTAGCACCTATAGACCCACTTCAATTTGTTGATAAAGAAAGCTATAAGCAAAGGATACAAAAATATCAAAAAAAGACAGGGAGGCCAAGTTCTGTTATTTCTGGTCAAGCTAGAATTAATAAAATACCTGTGCAACTTGTTGTTTTTGATTTTGATTTTATGGGCGGTAGTTTGGGCTCCGTAGAAGGAGAAAAAATTGTAAGAGCTATTGATCGGGCAATTAAAATGAAGCAGGCTCTGATCATCTCTTCAACAAGTGGTGGAGCTAGAATGCAGGAATCTACTTTTTCATTAATGCAAATGGCAAAGACTTCTGCTGCGCTTAATAAATTATCTGAGGCAAAATTGCCATTTATTTCTTTACTGACAGATCCTACTTTTGGTGGTGTGAGTGCTTCCTTTGCTTTTTTGGGAGATTTGATTATTGCTGAACCAGGTGCAATGATTGGGTTTGCTGGAGCTAGGGTTATTAAGCAAACTATAGGAGCTGATTTACCCCAGGGTTTTCAAACAGCAGAGTTTTTATTAGAGCACGGACTGATTGATATGGTAGTGCATCGTAAGGATCTTAAAAAAACACTAAGTGATCTTATTGGAATACTGGTGTCAGAAAATGAGAATCAACCTATATTGTATAGCTAA
- a CDS encoding phosphoethanolamine transferase produces MKKLIKNYHFIIFFVSCFFVFIYQNTFWKTIKTTLELSSFFQPSILYIATFLLFLYALILEILNCIFTYRIFLTLLVAIGALSAYYMDTFNISINPMIIESLFKTNAQEARDFISFWAILKILVLAILPLCVIFGIKVKKSLLKTKLLLILFYFFGLIAIWFFNGKNIIFTFKAYKPTIDMLNPVGPIRSTIRYMSNALHTPHSYTFVGLDATLSQNDRPKIFTLVIGESARAENFELNGYQRPTNPFIKSFDLINFEDFYSCGIITAISIPCLLTDLTHQTYTSRNLSLFRDNILDIAQRVKYDVWWISNNGGTCMGDVCKRIKNISYYNEGHLDGDMLKEIQHIIQDAKNNTFLVINLRGSHGSKYFERYPKEFEFFKPICQEENLQKCTQEELVNAYDNSLRYSDYIISQIIRALEKSPLDAGLWYVSDHGESLGEYGQFMHGGLPYNLAPKNQKHIPSYIWLNKGLREIFFKDLKIKEHRTLSHDEVFHTLLHFLNIHTKDYNNKLDIIGVTQ; encoded by the coding sequence TTGAAAAAATTAATCAAGAACTACCATTTTATTATTTTTTTTGTGAGTTGTTTTTTTGTATTTATCTATCAAAATACCTTTTGGAAAACTATAAAAACAACACTGGAGCTTTCTTCATTTTTTCAGCCTTCAATCTTATACATAGCTACTTTTCTTCTCTTCCTTTATGCCTTGATTCTAGAAATTTTAAATTGTATTTTTACTTATCGTATTTTTCTAACTCTTTTGGTAGCTATAGGTGCCCTTAGTGCCTATTATATGGATACTTTCAATATTAGCATTAATCCAATGATTATTGAGAGCTTATTTAAAACCAATGCTCAAGAAGCTAGGGATTTTATAAGTTTTTGGGCTATACTAAAAATCCTTGTCCTTGCTATACTCCCCTTATGTGTTATTTTTGGCATCAAAGTTAAAAAATCCTTATTAAAAACAAAACTTTTGTTAATTCTTTTTTATTTTTTTGGTCTTATTGCAATATGGTTTTTTAATGGAAAAAATATTATCTTTACCTTTAAAGCCTATAAACCAACTATTGATATGCTAAATCCTGTTGGTCCTATCCGATCCACCATTCGCTACATGTCAAACGCGCTTCACACTCCACATTCTTACACCTTTGTAGGACTGGATGCAACTTTAAGCCAAAATGATAGACCTAAAATTTTTACTCTTGTAATTGGAGAGAGTGCGAGGGCTGAAAACTTTGAACTCAATGGTTACCAAAGACCTACCAATCCTTTTATAAAATCCTTTGATTTGATTAATTTTGAGGATTTTTACTCTTGCGGTATTATCACGGCAATCAGTATTCCTTGCCTACTTACAGACCTTACACACCAAACCTATACTTCAAGAAACCTAAGCTTATTCCGTGATAATATCTTAGACATCGCACAAAGAGTAAAGTATGATGTTTGGTGGATAAGCAATAATGGGGGAACTTGTATGGGAGATGTCTGCAAAAGGATTAAAAACATATCCTATTATAATGAAGGTCACCTTGATGGTGATATGCTTAAAGAAATACAACATATCATTCAAGATGCAAAAAATAATACCTTTTTGGTGATAAACTTAAGAGGAAGCCACGGAAGCAAATATTTTGAACGATATCCAAAAGAATTTGAGTTTTTTAAACCTATATGCCAGGAAGAGAATCTTCAAAAATGTACTCAAGAGGAATTGGTTAATGCTTATGATAATTCTTTACGCTATAGTGATTATATCATTAGCCAAATTATTCGTGCGCTAGAGAAATCTCCTCTAGATGCTGGGCTTTGGTATGTTAGTGATCATGGTGAAAGTCTTGGAGAGTATGGGCAATTCATGCACGGAGGGCTTCCTTATAATCTTGCACCAAAAAATCAAAAACATATTCCTTCATATATTTGGCTAAACAAAGGTTTGAGAGAGATTTTTTTTAAAGATTTAAAAATAAAAGAACATAGAACTCTAAGCCATGATGAGGTTTTTCATACCCTGTTGCATTTTTTAAATATTCACACTAAAGATTATAACAATAAGCTTGATATCATCGGGGTTACGCAATAA